From the genome of Geminocystis herdmanii PCC 6308, one region includes:
- a CDS encoding CHAT domain-containing protein has translation MLKKTGLFVVILSFLALLEPRSSQAQEIKVDGSTATIVTKDGDRITIDGNTFSRDGKNLFHSFKEFGLTQQQIATFLTNPNIHNILTRVTGGNPSYINGLIQVVGGNSNLFLMNPAGVVFGSGASINVPADFTATTATGIGFNNGVFSAVGSNDYSNLTGNPTNFVFNTNQPGSIINAGDLKVSEGSNINLIGGNVINTGSIETPNGKINIQAVAGTSRVKITPEGSLLSLELDIPQDEQGNLLGFTPQDLPTLLTGANNAGVATPNITIKNNAVGVNGINPQVNGINPQVNGINPQVNGINPQVNGINPQVNGINPNKPQVQVANTTIPEGTGSSIVSGKVSTSSESLGGEITVLGERVGVIDAEITANGAQGGGKVLIGGDFQGKGSIPNAQTTVVNKNSTITANATVNGDGGDVIVWADGNTSFTGNIEAKGGENSGDGGFVEVSGKDILDFNGNVDTTAKNGNTGTLLLDPENIIIKDGSSGGDTIIVIIEDESDAESQPSFNAFVNDDTFVANESILYEQSLENLSGTTNVIIEATNNITIEDLSDNALSFQDNITIGANPRTSVTFRADSDGIGGGDFSMSATDTIIARGRDVNISGNNITVGAIDTSTPIDTNGNAGDITLNATNNISVQGTSTGEGAFPYSLGAFVSVGGVGNAGNIRLDSTNASISISPDNGNIIATTPSGNAGNIILNAPNGNVNLPSNIRFESFSNSNNTGNVILTGNNIQPSGANSTVDFVVNNEVVVNTENFNVVMNNTGIGNPVININSDNNLTLNQNISTNGGDFNAGANDSIVVNDNVAINSNDGNVTLNSDRDGLNGGAIRMNSGSSITANGGNIVLGGGGDNPLSTPAIGVANTGANPNDRNYGILLNNATLETNGTGLISLRGTGFGGTGNDNAGIGLQGNTTIRTVEGNITLVGTGQASGQRNHGIGFSSPDIANETIIIESTGTGNINLVGIHEGNGTGSNVGILTEGDTSANPTRIISNSGIITLNGLTNASSDTSRGISIQANSQINSIGGGSINLNAHSINNDDAIRVFENGAIITSGTTTFNTLSIDNGNGETIIYPLGSEKDIFIPLTSPSDFGEVRINNARNVILNDVNDLILSNLTVNGDLNITVGNTLTQTSDSLITVLGNTSLTTTAQNLGNVDISNNTATELGEVLVGGNFNLNSNGEVTQTASGKVQVAGTTTVQPSGTSLNNPDNIINKSGAVNVEEDNQNITVTGTGIIDVSKALLDNEQSTDIIGNLTVISETGEGGVGFNGQPLSGNVISLNNTGNNFNGTVNIATQAPPIQQVESTPAGIVQTDALTVGGLTSLNATNEGNITLISNNDFNILSVVAGNSININDVNSLVLSNVTANADLNITVGNTLTQTPDSLITVLGNTSLTTTAQNLGDVDISNNGTTELGEVLVGGNFNLNSSGEVTQTPSGKIQVAGTTTIEPSGANLNNPDNIINGTNSNGSVEIDANQNVTITKQGEIDISESLSNQGLSNNITGNLTVTSEVGEGGIAFDGQALTGNVISLNNTGNNFNGTVNITTQAPPIVPTESSPPGIVQTDAITVTGRTRLNATNQGNITLTHSNNDFNILSVVEGNNVSIVDRNSLNLANINASNLTITTNGNITNSGSIFVANNTILDTGGNDIILGNSSNDFNIVSVNNANNVTLSDINNLTLSNVDSSDNPIDINISGDLALRVTQINTINSNIQANSLTTNPAGTTILRGNVTTTGNQTYRDAVTLASDVQLDGNNITFGSSIDGSQNLIINTNQEGRTTLNGSVGSVTPLSSLTTNADGKTILNGNVSTTGNQNYNNNVLLQQSTVFQGNNLTAVSIEANQNSTTPISLTINASDSVTITGKPGANSLLAISTARTNNQETGNITINANNDINLQGAVNTTATSATFFATKAGDISLATENGDVSVLAIASMGTETSGNVTISGNNIDTGTILTFLNPTNVTTGNINIQGNTTTVSGTIQGLSLTTLGTFTLAENPAILALPNRALASLGNAKVTTINDQNYQNFNIANNANLNSTQGNINFTGSVNGNGNNLTMSSLKGVNFGNQNFTSLGGNLVITSFNSGEILIGSGNDSQFVISNLDRANGFDSITIGQNNTSGTITINENLTVNDPLTLQASNIVVNNNINGNDNASITLKGSKTTTTLNADIITQGNNITIDDNVLVGSNVTLSTGNNSTGNIDILGSINGNNNLTLNAGSNSISLTDNISLGNFSVTSNNTVFQGDSITTTGNQNFNSNLTLTKNTNFNSQGTFSSQNISSNGTNVILNAESISTQNIMTQGGNISMISSEGAVSTQNLDTSGTTGGSIELNSNTTINTGTIQTSGSSQGGNVTLNAPSDIVVTSIDARGNNGGDVEITTAGTLRVTGTVGDGVSINTTGDSSDGSVTIDLFPDDSENGVISDPRLPFVIGDASKNGTAGTINNFNFSLDAGEYVINTTNGNLNLRLLSRVPVDPNNSVNVNNPVTTAVATFAPPVIPIATITEAQEILSAIEREAAEKPAFIYVSFTPKGFQPKDLEAEFARREATNTQEYSRVNINNPNLQPTIALQPAEDDQLDLLVITNEGEPIRVTVPVTRKEVVDSALNLSIELSSDRLDEQYKPYATELYSWLITPIEETLKEREISNLLFILPLNIRFAPLASLYDEKTEQFLVEKYSSGLAPSLNLNDNTYRSVKDLNLLAMGAAEFAEDQQQTPLPGVSIELPTIKKIWNQQASDNYREFLNDNFTLETIQANLDKQPYGIIHFGTHGSFGADEQEDIFIQLYNSRLNFDDINQLGLSRSKVELMLLSACQTALGNDIAELGFAGLAVQAGVKSAIGTVWTIGDTGTLAFMTDFYSELRTQTTKAEALRQTQLNMLNGKIYKSEDGNTIITPNMSVSLEGLPEDSRLREDFSHPFYWAPFTLIGNPW, from the coding sequence ATGGTATTAACCCCCAAGTTAATGGTATTAACCCCCAAGTTAATGGTATTAACCCCCAAGTTAATGGTATTAACCCTAATAAGCCTCAAGTACAAGTAGCCAATACCACCATACCAGAGGGAACAGGAAGTTCGATCGTTTCTGGGAAGGTTAGCACATCCTCCGAGAGTTTAGGAGGAGAAATCACCGTTTTAGGAGAGAGAGTCGGTGTAATTGACGCTGAAATCACCGCTAATGGTGCGCAAGGAGGCGGTAAAGTCTTAATTGGTGGCGATTTTCAAGGAAAAGGCTCGATTCCAAATGCTCAAACCACAGTAGTTAATAAAAATAGCACCATAACCGCTAATGCCACAGTTAATGGTGATGGTGGAGACGTAATTGTTTGGGCAGATGGTAATACTTCTTTTACTGGTAACATTGAGGCAAAGGGAGGAGAAAATAGCGGTGATGGTGGATTCGTAGAAGTTTCAGGAAAAGACATCCTTGACTTTAACGGAAACGTGGATACTACTGCAAAAAATGGTAACACAGGAACTTTATTATTAGATCCTGAAAATATCATAATCAAAGATGGTAGTTCAGGTGGCGATACAATTATAGTTATCATAGAAGACGAGTCAGATGCAGAAAGTCAACCAAGTTTCAACGCTTTTGTGAATGATGATACCTTTGTTGCGAATGAATCTATATTATATGAACAATCTTTAGAAAATTTATCAGGTACAACTAACGTCATTATTGAGGCAACAAATAATATTACCATAGAAGATTTAAGCGATAATGCCCTTTCTTTTCAAGATAATATTACCATCGGGGCTAATCCTCGTACTTCTGTCACTTTCCGAGCTGACTCTGATGGTATCGGCGGTGGTGATTTCTCTATGAGTGCCACGGATACTATTATCGCCAGAGGACGAGATGTTAATATTTCTGGAAATAATATTACCGTAGGTGCGATCGACACTTCCACTCCAATAGATACCAATGGTAATGCTGGAGATATTACCTTAAATGCTACCAATAATATCAGTGTTCAAGGCACAAGCACTGGCGAGGGAGCTTTTCCCTACAGTTTAGGGGCATTTGTTTCTGTGGGTGGTGTGGGTAATGCAGGAAATATTCGCCTTGACTCTACAAATGCCTCAATTAGTATCTCTCCTGATAATGGAAATATTATTGCTACGACTCCCAGTGGCAACGCTGGAAATATTATCTTGAATGCTCCTAATGGTAATGTTAATTTGCCGTCTAATATTAGATTTGAAAGTTTTAGTAATAGTAACAATACAGGAAATGTCATTTTAACAGGTAATAATATTCAACCATCAGGGGCAAATAGCACCGTTGATTTCGTAGTCAATAACGAAGTTGTTGTTAATACAGAGAACTTTAATGTTGTAATGAATAATACGGGAATTGGCAACCCCGTAATTAATATCAACAGTGATAATAATTTAACTCTTAATCAAAACATTAGTACTAATGGGGGGGATTTTAATGCCGGAGCTAACGATAGCATTGTAGTTAATGATAATGTTGCGATTAATAGTAACGATGGTAATGTTACCCTTAATTCCGATCGAGATGGCTTAAATGGCGGTGCTATCAGAATGAATAGTGGTTCTTCTATCACAGCTAATGGTGGTAACATCGTATTAGGAGGAGGAGGAGATAATCCTTTAAGCACCCCTGCGATTGGAGTCGCAAATACTGGGGCAAATCCGAACGATCGAAATTATGGAATTTTACTCAATAATGCCACCCTAGAAACCAATGGAACAGGTTTGATCAGTTTAAGGGGTACGGGTTTTGGCGGTACGGGAAATGATAACGCAGGAATTGGTTTACAAGGAAACACGACTATTCGTACAGTCGAGGGGAATATTACTCTTGTGGGTACAGGACAAGCAAGTGGACAGCGTAATCATGGTATTGGTTTTTCCAGTCCAGATATTGCTAATGAAACAATTATCATTGAGTCCACAGGTACGGGTAATATTAACTTAGTGGGTATTCATGAGGGTAATGGTACTGGTAGTAATGTAGGTATTCTTACAGAAGGTGATACTTCAGCCAATCCGACAAGAATTATATCTAATTCAGGCATAATCACCTTAAATGGTTTAACAAATGCTTCTTCTGATACATCAAGAGGAATATCTATTCAGGCTAATTCTCAGATTAATTCTATTGGCGGAGGGAGTATTAATCTTAATGCCCATTCCATCAATAACGATGATGCTATTAGAGTATTTGAAAATGGTGCGATTATTACCAGTGGTACAACTACCTTTAACACCCTTTCTATCGATAATGGTAATGGTGAAACCATCATTTACCCTCTTGGTAGCGAAAAAGATATTTTTATCCCTCTTACTTCTCCTAGCGATTTTGGGGAAGTCAGAATTAATAACGCCAGAAATGTAATACTTAACGATGTTAATGATTTAATTCTGTCTAACTTGACAGTTAACGGGGACTTAAATATAACCGTTGGTAATACCCTTACTCAAACCTCAGACTCATTAATTACAGTCTTGGGGAATACCAGTTTGACTACCACAGCGCAAAATTTAGGAAATGTAGATATAAGTAATAATACTGCAACCGAGTTGGGAGAAGTGTTAGTAGGAGGTAATTTTAATCTTAATTCCAATGGAGAAGTAACTCAAACAGCATCAGGAAAAGTTCAAGTAGCTGGAACAACAACAGTACAACCATCAGGCACTAGTCTAAATAATCCTGATAACATCATTAATAAAAGTGGTGCTGTGAATGTAGAAGAAGATAATCAAAATATCACCGTTACCGGAACTGGTATTATTGATGTCTCTAAAGCTCTACTAGATAATGAGCAATCTACTGATATTATCGGAAATTTGACTGTTATTAGTGAAACAGGAGAAGGGGGTGTTGGTTTTAATGGACAACCTTTAAGTGGAAATGTTATTAGTTTAAACAATACAGGAAATAACTTTAATGGGACGGTAAATATTGCTACCCAAGCTCCCCCCATTCAACAGGTAGAAAGTACACCAGCCGGAATCGTACAAACTGATGCCCTAACAGTAGGCGGTTTAACATCTTTAAATGCCACAAATGAAGGTAATATAACTCTTATCAGTAATAATGATTTCAATATTTTGTCCGTGGTGGCAGGAAATAGTATTAATATTAATGATGTTAATAGCTTGGTGTTATCCAATGTTACTGCTAACGCTGACTTAAATATAACAGTTGGTAATACTTTAACTCAAACTCCTGATTCATTAATTACAGTATTAGGTAATACAAGTTTGACTACCACTGCCCAAAATTTAGGAGATGTGGATATAAGTAATAATGGTACAACGGAGTTAGGAGAAGTCTTAGTTGGGGGTAATTTTAATCTTAATTCCAGTGGAGAAGTTACTCAAACACCATCAGGAAAAATTCAAGTAGCTGGAACGACAACGATCGAACCATCAGGGGCAAATCTGAATAATCCTGATAATATTATCAATGGAACTAATAGTAATGGTAGTGTAGAGATTGATGCTAATCAAAATGTAACAATTACAAAACAAGGAGAAATAGATATTTCTGAAAGTTTGAGTAACCAAGGATTGAGTAACAATATTACAGGCAATTTGACTGTTACTAGCGAAGTTGGAGAAGGTGGCATTGCTTTTGATGGACAAGCCTTAACAGGAAATGTTATTAGTTTAAACAATACAGGAAATAACTTTAATGGGACAGTAAATATTACCACCCAAGCCCCCCCGATTGTACCAACTGAAAGTAGTCCACCCGGCATCGTACAAACTGATGCTATTACCGTAACAGGAAGAACTCGACTAAATGCTACTAATCAAGGGAATATCACCCTTACTCATAGTAATAATGATTTTAATATCTTATCCGTGGTAGAGGGAAATAATGTTTCTATAGTCGATCGAAATAGCTTAAATTTGGCGAATATAAATGCGAGTAACTTAACAATTACTACTAATGGAAATATAACTAATAGCGGGAGTATTTTTGTTGCAAACAATACAATCCTTGACACAGGGGGGAATGATATTATTCTCGGTAATAGTAGTAATGATTTTAATATTGTTTCGGTAAATAATGCGAATAACGTCACCCTCTCAGATATTAATAATTTAACTCTATCTAATGTTGATTCTTCAGATAATCCTATTGACATCAATATTTCTGGTGATTTAGCTCTCAGAGTTACTCAAATAAATACGATTAATAGCAATATACAAGCTAATAGTTTAACTACTAATCCTGCCGGGACAACAATTCTAAGGGGGAATGTCACTACTACGGGAAATCAAACTTATCGAGACGCTGTTACTCTAGCTAGTGATGTGCAATTAGATGGTAATAATATAACCTTTGGTAGTTCGATCGATGGTAGTCAGAATTTAATCATTAATACAAATCAAGAAGGAAGAACTACCCTGAATGGCAGTGTCGGAAGTGTCACTCCTTTAAGTAGTTTAACGACTAATGCTGATGGTAAAACTATTCTCAATGGTAATGTCTCTACCACTGGAAATCAGAATTATAATAATAATGTATTGTTACAACAAAGTACTGTTTTTCAAGGGAATAATCTCACGGCTGTTAGTATAGAAGCAAATCAAAATTCTACTACCCCTATCTCTTTAACCATTAATGCTAGTGATAGTGTGACTATTACAGGAAAACCTGGTGCAAATAGTCTTTTAGCTATTAGTACAGCTAGAACAAATAATCAAGAAACGGGAAATATTACTATTAATGCAAACAATGATATTAACTTACAGGGTGCTGTTAATACGACTGCTACTAGTGCAACATTTTTTGCTACAAAGGCCGGAGATATTTCTTTAGCCACTGAAAATGGCGATGTTTCGGTTTTAGCTATTGCTTCTATGGGTACAGAAACTTCCGGAAATGTCACGATTTCTGGCAACAATATAGATACTGGAACTATTCTTACCTTTTTAAATCCGACTAATGTTACCACTGGAAATATTAATATTCAAGGAAACACCACAACAGTATCAGGCACAATACAAGGGCTATCTTTAACTACTTTAGGTACTTTTACTCTAGCAGAAAATCCAGCTATTTTAGCATTACCAAATCGGGCTTTAGCTAGTTTAGGAAATGCGAAGGTGACAACTATTAATGATCAAAATTATCAGAATTTTAATATTGCCAATAATGCGAACCTAAATAGTACTCAAGGAAACATTAATTTTACGGGCAGTGTTAATGGCAATGGCAATAATTTAACCATGAGTAGTTTGAAGGGGGTTAATTTTGGTAATCAAAACTTCACATCCCTAGGGGGTAATTTAGTCATCACCTCCTTTAATAGCGGTGAAATTCTTATCGGTAGTGGCAATGATAGTCAATTTGTCATTAGCAATCTCGATCGAGCTAATGGATTTGACTCTATCACGATCGGACAAAATAATACCAGTGGTACTATTACTATTAATGAAAACTTGACAGTAAATGATCCTTTAACACTTCAAGCAAGTAATATTGTTGTTAATAACAACATCAATGGCAATGATAACGCTTCTATTACCTTAAAGGGTTCAAAAACCACTACCACTCTTAATGCTGATATTATTACTCAGGGTAATAACATCACGATCGATGATAACGTTCTTGTCGGCTCAAATGTCACTCTTTCTACGGGTAACAACAGTACTGGAAATATTGACATTCTTGGTAGTATTAACGGCAATAATAATTTAACTCTAAATGCAGGAAGTAATAGTATTTCTCTTACGGATAACATTAGTCTAGGCAACTTTTCTGTTACTTCCAACAATACCGTCTTTCAAGGTGATTCCATTACTACCACTGGTAATCAAAACTTTAATAGTAATCTTACCTTAACGAAAAATACAAACTTTAATAGTCAAGGTACATTCTCCTCTCAAAATATCTCTAGTAATGGTACTAATGTCATCCTCAATGCAGAAAGTATCTCTACTCAAAATATCATGACTCAAGGCGGAAATATCTCTATGATTAGTAGTGAAGGTGCTGTAAGTACTCAAAATCTTGATACTTCTGGTACAACAGGGGGTTCGATCGAACTTAACTCCAATACAACAATTAATACAGGTACTATTCAAACCAGTGGCAGTAGTCAGGGGGGTAATGTTACTTTAAATGCACCTAGTGATATTGTCGTCACCAGTATCGATGCCAGAGGCAACAATGGCGGAGATGTCGAAATTACAACGGCTGGTACTTTGAGAGTGACGGGTACTGTGGGAGATGGTGTGAGTATTAATACTACTGGTGATAGCTCTGATGGTAGTGTGACGATCGATCTATTCCCCGATGACTCAGAAAATGGTGTAATTAGTGATCCTCGTTTACCGTTTGTTATTGGTGATGCTAGTAAAAACGGTACTGCGGGAACGATTAATAATTTTAACTTCAGTCTTGATGCAGGAGAATATGTGATTAACACCACCAATGGAAATTTAAACTTAAGACTTTTAAGTCGTGTTCCCGTCGATCCCAATAATTCCGTCAATGTCAATAATCCTGTTACAACTGCTGTCGCTACTTTTGCACCTCCAGTAATTCCCATAGCTACCATCACTGAAGCTCAAGAAATTTTAAGCGCCATTGAAAGAGAGGCAGCAGAAAAACCAGCGTTTATTTACGTTAGTTTCACTCCTAAAGGTTTTCAGCCAAAGGATTTAGAAGCAGAATTTGCTCGTCGAGAAGCTACCAATACTCAAGAGTATAGTCGAGTCAACATTAATAATCCAAATCTACAGCCTACCATCGCCTTACAACCTGCCGAAGATGATCAACTAGACTTATTAGTAATCACCAATGAAGGTGAACCCATTCGAGTTACTGTACCCGTTACTCGTAAAGAAGTGGTGGATTCTGCTCTTAATTTATCGATCGAATTATCCTCCGATCGTCTCGATGAACAGTATAAACCCTATGCCACAGAGTTATATAGTTGGTTAATTACTCCTATTGAAGAAACCTTAAAAGAGCGAGAAATTAGTAACCTGTTATTTATCCTTCCTCTCAATATTCGTTTTGCACCTCTTGCCTCGTTATATGACGAGAAAACAGAACAATTCTTAGTGGAAAAATATAGTAGTGGTTTAGCGCCTAGTCTCAACTTAAATGATAACACTTATCGTAGTGTTAAAGACTTAAATCTACTGGCGATGGGGGCGGCGGAATTTGCCGAAGATCAACAACAAACACCTTTACCGGGGGTTAGTATCGAATTACCTACCATCAAAAAAATCTGGAATCAACAAGCCTCTGACAATTATCGAGAGTTTCTCAATGATAACTTTACCTTAGAAACGATTCAGGCTAATTTGGATAAACAACCCTATGGTATTATCCACTTTGGTACTCACGGTTCATTTGGCGCTGATGAACAAGAAGATATTTTCATTCAATTATATAACTCTCGCTTGAATTTCGATGACATTAATCAACTTGGTTTAAGTCGATCGAAGGTAGAATTAATGTTATTAAGTGCTTGTCAAACTGCTTTAGGGAATGATATTGCAGAGTTAGGATTTGCAGGTTTAGCAGTACAAGCTGGAGTTAAAAGTGCCATCGGTACGGTATGGACGATCGGGGATACTGGTACATTAGCATTCATGACGGACTTTTATAGCGAACTGCGAACTCAAACTACTAAAGCTGAAGCCCTACGGCAAACTCAATTAAATATGCTTAATGGCAAGATTTATAAATCTGAGGATGGTAATACTATCATTACCCCCAATATGTCAGTATCTCTTGAGGGATTACCTGAAGATTCTCGACTACGGGAAGACTTCTCTCATCCTTTCTACTGGGCTCCTTTCACTCTGATTGGTAATCCGTGGTAA